CTTGAGGAAATTAGGCTACTTCGAGTAATGGAGAAGAGGTGAATGGATAATAATGAGATCAGAAGTATATCTGACAGTTGGGCCTGTAGATAACCAACATTTTTGGTATCCTTTTAAATCTAGCCTTTTCAGAAGAAATTGAGAAATTcaagggttgtttgtttgtttttttttttttgttgttgttagttttgtttttactggAAGAAACTTCAGGGTAGTGTTTGTAGTAGCTAGATAATCCCCTCACTTAAGGTGGTAGCAAACTGTTCACCTGATTATAGGATGTCATGCAATTGTTTTTAAAGTCAAGGAACGTTGTACAGGCATCTGCTACATCCAGAACAGCATGGCCAGAATAGAGCATTAATGGGAGGTCTCTATCTTTAAATACTTGCAGAATCGCTTGGAATGCagaatgtatgtgtgcatgtatagctCAGAAAATGCCAAATGTGTGATGTAGATATCAGATTCAGGATTATGTCAGAATATTATGGAGGAAAACTGAGACTTGGCCCCTCAAGGGAAGAGAGATCTTACCAGATACTGAAAGCATTTTAGATCCAGAGGAATAGGCCCTATGTGTAGAGGTTGTGGGGAAAGTGAAGAGACTAGGGTCTTTGAGGAGGAGAGTTATgttcaggaaaaagaagaaaagtagagaGTTGACATGATTAGATTATCATTTTTTATTAGCTTGTATTAGTTGCACAAGGAggaatttcattgtgatgtttaatttattatatgtgcatataatgtaTCCTGATCCGACTTacccctccatccctctcctttaacccccccttcccctttcccttccttcctccccctgtcCTGCCTTTGGGATAAGCAGTCCGTTGGCCGGGTCTCCAGCACCCGCAGGCTGCCGCGAGCAGTCCTGTGAAGATCCTAGAGCCCATGATGTTTGTGCTGATGGGCACATTTAATTAAATGCTTTAACAGGAAATCACAGCAAAGATAAGATCATTTCCACTCAGTAAGCTTTGCGCAACAGGTCTGAACACAGGATGTTTGTCCCACTTGGGCAGGAGTGTGGTGAGGAATGTGATTTTTCTTAGAAAACAACTAAGTCTAGTACATTTTAAAGGCCCCAATTTTCCTCCTCACCGAAGAAGCTATAATAACCCTAGCGTAGAGAATCTGGAAAGCAGGTGTCACAGAGTACCATACCAGcttcctaaaaataaaagaaaaaaaagattattagttTTGTTGATATTATTCGAGTTCATAGACTGTCTGATGCTGTGTACTTAGAGCTCCTTAGTGAACATAAAGCAGAAGTCTTTGTGTGATATACTCCTAGGAAGCTGAGGAAGTCTGTTTGCTTTGGAAAGAGTTTATCACTGAGTCAGTTGTAACTTTCgaacattttatttatccagTGGTTTCTTTTGTATTGCAGTGCTTTAATCTTGGGTGCTTCCGGTGGAGTTGGTACTTTCGCGATACAGGTAAAACAAATTTCTAATCTTGTCAGtaggaagatttttaaaatttgaattaataaattaatatgttATAAAGTATGTTTCcttaaaagctaaaggaaaagtATTCCTGGCAAATGAATTCTAATTTTAGCTTGCTCTTCTAAAATGGACATGTTCTAATATAGGAAGTAGCAGTAATCTTTCCAGTAGTTTAATATATAAATTGGATATATGGAGAAGAACCCTTCGAAAGGAAGATTATGGGAAGAAAgttgaggtgtagctcaagtggcagagtaccacttttgagtgaaaaagccaagtaatagTGCaaggtccaattaaccactcaaaaaacggaagtggtgctgtggctcaaattgtagagccctagccttgagcataaagatgctcggggacagtgcccaggccctgagttcaagccctgaaaccaactatatatatatctatatatctatatatagatatatagatatatatattatgctaagtaaaaaaaaattccagaaataaaaggttacatgttattttatttatctcaTAATCCAGAGTAGATATATCCACAACTACAAAAAgcagagtagaaaaaaaaaaaagaaaagaatagtagTTGTCTGAGGAATTACTGCTTAAAGGACATGGAATTTGTACCAAGGGAACAGAATTAGATTGAGGTATGGATGATAAAAGCTCTggtaaaggaaaaccaaaacaaggTATAgtagttcatcttttttttttttttttatatgtggtgctgaggaatcaaacccaggacttcatgtatatgaggcaagcactttaccactaggccatattcccagccccttgattgtCAAACTTGACTGGATTAAGACATTCCTAAGGGATTGGTAAATCATATCTCTGGATCTGTTCAGAAGGGTGCTTCCTGAATCAGATCATGGGGGCTCCCATCTAAGAAGTGAATTAGTCCCTTAGGAGGTAGTGAAAGTCGGACACTTGGCAGGAGGAGTAGAAGAAGAGAGCCTTGGAGGCTGGTTCTTGCCCTGCCCCTTCCTGTATGCCCTTTCTCTATTTCCTGGCCACTATGATGTGAACAGCTCTCTTTGACCATGCCCTCCTCACTCTGTTGGAAATAACTCCCTTATAGTAGTTTCTGTTAGCTACTTCGATCAGAGAGTATCAGAAGTAACTAAGATACAAGGGAATAGACCAATACTAATatctaccaaaaaaaacccaacaaacttcTCTACTCTCCTGAAGTTAAATGCTTTGAAATATATATTGATTAATTCCATCTCTTCCCTGAAAATTTAGTGTCAAAATGAGCAATACGAAGGAAAATTACTAGTAAAAATACCAAGGAAAGTTCAAATAAAATTATTGgcctttaaagaaaaaggaaaaaaaaagtcatttggaTATCTAGAAGAGTACATGCATATGtttaccaaaaaaaagtaaaattacattttcttcaaACTTTGTGACAGTAACACTGTAACCAGGGGTTAAAAAATAGAGTGACAGCGGGTGGTGATGCcttatgcttctaatcctagctactcaggaggctgagaaccgaggatcacggctcaaagccagcctgggaaggaaagcactGGAAGTGATGTTCAAACTAGTGCTCAAGGctcgttagccttgagcaaaagggctcagggacagtgtccaggccctgagttcaatcccctcaACTgacaggaacaaaacaaaaaacccacggGATACCAAATGCACACTAAAACTGTTATGTGAGACAAAACTTGCCTTTAAGTGTAAAGAACACATAAGGACTGCTATCAACATGCTGTGTTAATAACATAATGTTATCTAATGTGGATACTGAGGAATCTGCTACAGAATTGAGCTTCTCCAACTAAAATAACTCATGGAGAATGTTAAATGTGGAATTATCTTTTGGACAAAACTAAATGGAGTCTTAGAAGTTTAGAGTGTAATATGTAAGTTCAATAAAtagagttgttggtttttttgcccctgagcttctttgtgctcaagtctagttctctatcagttgagccagagtcacttgtgcttcttctgagcagtttattggagataagagtctcatggacctagctgccctggctggcctcaaaccttaattctcagatctcagcttcctgagtaagtaggattacaggcatgaaccaccagcacctggcaagctgAATACTTTTAATAAATGGTCTGGAAGACTAAACTAACACTTTTCAAGATGCAGATGAAGATATACATTTGTTGACACAATGGTCATATCCTGgggatgtgttttgtttttttcttgtcatttgtcCTTGTCATTAAAGATACTAACTTTGATGCTCTCCACTCCTGTCTTTCCTGATACTTAGTAAGGCGCTGATCCCTACTTGAAAGGGAGTGATTAAAACTTCCTGCTGTGctctggaggcatagctcaagtggtagagtccctgccTGGCAAACACTGaactcaaactctagtaccatcaaaaacaaaactttatgcCATAGAGGAAATTGGCTCTCTCTGTGGAAAATAAAATCTGATTTTCTTTCTAAGTACGAGTTTAGTCACTTTTACTAGTTTCTGATCAAAGGCTTCCTATAGTCCTCAATCAGACAAAGTACTTAAAGTTTCATAGAGTAAAGTTAATTTATGGCACTGACTTTAAAAATCATctgttttattcctttccttttttcatcAGATAATGAAAGCTTGGGGTGCTCATGTGACAGCAGTTTGCTCTCAGGATGCCAGTGACCTTGTAAAGAAGCTTGGTGCAGATGATGTCATTGATTACAAGTCTGGGAGTGTGGAAGAACAGTTGAAATCCTTAAAACTGTATGTATTCAAATAATGCGCCTGCTGGGCACATCGGCTTGTGCCTTTACTCATAGctgtgtaggaggctgagattaggaggattgtagttcaaggccagtctgggtaaaAAGTTGTCAAAAGCCTCTTCTCAACCAAGGAAAAGCTGGCAGTGGTAGTGtgcgcctgtgatcccagccactATAGAAGTGTAAATGAAAtgattgtggtccaggctggcccaagAATAATCAATGTGAGGCCTTACTCAAAAAATACACTAAAGCAGCAACAAGGGTTGGTGGCacggctcaagaggcagaatgcttATTTAGTAAGTGCTTGTCtagtgaattcaaggcccagtcctactgccaaaaaagaaactaCAAGAACCAGCAATGCTCCCATTTGAAGTACACACAAGGACAGTTGAAGGACAGTTGATAATACAGATCTCGGGTAGACTGGTGGCTTTTCAATTATGTTGGGAGGAGATCTTTGAAAAGAACCCAAAAATAGAATAgtgcaagggaaggagtgacattgtccaaaaagaaatgtattctttagctGACTTAtctaactgcaacccttctgtttatcacctatataataacaataaaaaaattttaaagaatctgaaaatatACCTTATCATTAGAGGTTAATATAGCACCATAACATACTATGGTATATACCAAAAAAGCTGCTtttgctaatttcttttttcttctggtcctggggcttgaactcaggacctaggagctatcccttagcctttttgctgtaccacttgagccatagctctacttctcctggcttgttggtagttaattagaataaccagactttcctgcttaggctggctttgaaccgtgatccttacatctcagcctcaagtagctcaacttcttttgctcatttttaagATAACTTTGTTAACATTCACTGCTGGTTGGTCTGAAGGAAAAATTGGAAGTGTGCTGCCTTTTCTGGTGTGTGTCACACAGGAGGAGTAGAGCAGTTCATGAAGCCATGTGATTGGCACGAAGCAGTTTCAGTGTTTTGGAACTGTAAGAACCTAAGAGAAGCAATGTGAGGGTATGTGTTAGAAAGGAGCTCCCTGGTTGTCCTCAGTGTGACTCAATGCCTGCTAGGCTGTGGTTTGGCCTGAGGTTCTGGATGGGACAGACTCAGGAATTTTCTCAAGCCCTGTTGCTCCAGACTATGATTCCCTTGTTAATCTGATTTTCATTAGCCAAAAGTAGAATTGAGAAGTATTTGAAAGACTTTTACTGCTCTGATTTCAAAGCTAttcccctttttttgttgttgttttttgtttatttctgaaaacaagttttatttaaataaggGTTTAAATGCATTACAGGACattaaaactgggagaaaaccaaAAACCAGTCTGTTACTTCACATGGCACTGGGCAGCCTTACTTAGGTTGCGAACTCTACAGCTAGCTACATGACAGATGACTCCAGTCTGATGTTTGTTCCCTTGTCAAAAGTTTAACTCTTATTAGGCTAGTCTCATATCTTTTTTTGGGACACCCCCTATCTAGGCTATGTCTGGTCAACCCAAGCCTCCCCTAGTGGCACAGCTGCTGTTGCTCGCTGCCTTACCCCATTGTCTCTGGATTACCATGGGTGGTTCAAAATAGTGACATTCTTTTAGGGCAGGGGAAGCTGCAGAGCTGCGTCTGGCCAGACATAGCCACCTGTTATCCAGGGGCTCTTGGATTAACTGAAACTTCACATTATTCCTTTGTTGCAGGCTGGACACTGCCAGGCGCCTACTGCTTGACCTCGGTTTAAATGAGGGACTTCAAGACTAGACAGCATGGCTCTTTTCAGTTTATTGCATGAAGGAGTTACACTAGTCCAAGTTAAAAGGAGACCCCAAATGGTTGCATTATACAAGCTGTGAGGTTTTTAAACGTGTGACAAGGGACAGGAGGGAATTCTACTCATTGCAAGGAAATCCTCACTTAAGCTTcagtgagccacaagcacttaaATCCCATGAACCTTCAGCTGATCATCCTTAGCTAGTCCCAATCTCTACCAGGAACTGGCATATGTTCTTGCGCTGGTCACCCTGTAGCTGAATTACTTCTCCATATTCTGGATACTCAATTACAGTACCATTGCAGGCAAATTTCTTCTTAAATGCCTTCACTAGTTTCTTTTTATCGTAATCATCTGCGATCCCTTGGACAGTAGTAAGGGTCTTCCTGCTGTTTCTCTGTTGAATTCTTATATGGATATAATCCTcagtgccagcaggaagcaggtcATCACCCTTACTTGCATCAGCAAAGGGGTCAACGGGGTGGAGGTTCTGGATAGTGGACATATGATACGATTCCTTTTCCTCAGTGGAATCGGCCTGCGGAAGGTGGCTGCGGGAGAAGGCGCGCAGGGAGGATGGAGCGTCGGGAAGCGAGGGGGCTCAAGGGGGAGGCTCAAGGGGTGGGCAGCTGAGTCCTTGGCGGCGGCTCAGTGACTGGGGCAGCTATtccctttttaaaagttttcttttaattaaatttttttctttagctttcaAAAACCCCTTATTCTTGCCCATGTTGAGTAGAAGAGTATTTTGATAGATTAAAAGAGGAGGGATCCCTATGACCCACCCATAACACTCTTGATCATCTACCCAGAGCATTACAATTCAGGATATGGTAAAGCCACTTatgcatccatgttcattgctgcattactCACAATAATCAAGAGACAGCCCAGATATAGAAACAGCTCAGATACCCTGCAATGGATCTGAAAAATAGGCTTCCTATTCACAATGGAACTTTACACAGCCATTATTACATAGAATAAtacatcatttgcagggaaatgagtgGACTtatgtgaggtaagccaagctaaGAGAGACAGACAATGTATatattctctcatatgtggaagcgaGATCTAAACTGCAACTGGACATGATAATTATATAAAAGAttctacacattcacacacaatcaGACTAGAGACGGATACTCCTAGGGGACAAACCCAAAGATGTAACTCCTCTGAGCACTTGAAATATTATTTATCGAAATAAATTCTAGGAAAtgaaaatgtgttcttttttttgatgtttgtttttgttttgggggggttgtgtgtgttttttaggGGAGGGTAAGCTGGGGGGGggcgcagaaatggagggaagaagggtgaacaaatgtgaaCTGTGCAACTTGTTGACAgggatgggggaaagggaaggaaagagtgtgacattgcccaaaaagaattgtactcattgcctgacttatggtAACCTCCCTGaacaacactttaataataacaattcaattatattttaaaaagggtGCAGGGAGGAGCCACTCTGTAgaacctagatgctgtccctgagctctttcattcaaggctagtattctgccactttgaaccacagatccacttctcgttttcttttctttttggtagttaattggggaaaaatgtctcatagattttcctgctcgggctgtctttgaacctcaagcctctgatctcatcctcctgagtagctaggattacaggtgtgagccaccagcactcacaagTAGAAACTTTTTAATGAGAATAATCATCCAGTAAAGTCATTCTCCTGCATTGatatcctttaatttttgtctttctttaatttaattaaaaactcTCTTAAAGACTCAAGGTTAATGAAGATGGCAAAAGCCTATTTTAGAGGCTTTGATGTTTGACTTCATCCAGATGAATTTAGAAGGGATAAAACTTTACCCAATCAATGGATTTGCTTAATTTATACTCTCTTTttccataaataaatatttgttttcaaaagtATTTAAGGGGATCTTTAGAGGGCTGTTACTTCTTGTGGGTAGAATACAGTGATTATAGCTGTTTTAGGTTAAGAGTTAAGGATTTGAATATCAGCCATTTCCTCTGGATTCCATTTTGATGAATCTTTTGGCATgttagaacagaattgaagactgtAGGAGTCTCCTTCTACATCATCCTGATTCTGTATATGAAATTAAAACATAGAACACTCCAGAAGGTAACAAAGATGCTTCTACAAACACTTCTGGCTGAGGAGGGAGTTAAAGCAAATCTATCTGATGAGCAAAAACATTCCATCCTTTTCTTTCATGTATTCATTTGCACCCAAGAATATTTAGAATGTACTGAGAGGATAGCCATGCCACTTTCTTAGTtcctctgctggttattttgggctACCTCCTTTGTCGGTGTGAAAGCCTCTTCTGTACACCCAAGCTTTACCACTTCACCACTGAGCCTAAGTTATTCCCAAAGTTTTAGAAGATAGGATTTTTACCACAAGGAAAAGTCACtttcggaagtggagctgttgctcaagtggtagagagcattagccttgagcaaaataaagcccaaggacagtacccaggaccaagcacaaagaaaaaaagggaagggaaaatgtcATTTTCAGTTTACCTTGAAAAAAAGTTACTGatgcagaggctgggaatatggcctagtggtgaagttcttgcctcgtatacttgaagccctgggttccattcctcagcaccacatatatagaaaaggccgaaagtggcactgtggctcaagtggcagagtgctagccttgagccaaaagaagccagggacagtgctcaggccctgagttcgagccccaggactggcaaaaaccaaaacacaacaaaaaagttATTGCTGCAGTGGTAGTCATCTTCAGTTATCGGCCACCCTCTGTGCCACACGCACAGTCCATCACTATTTATAAGGTGTCACTGCGATACAATCTGTCAACCATGGGTAATGGAAGTAAAGGGATATTAGAGCCTACTGAAGAAGCTAACAAAGATGTTTTGATTTGACTTTCTCTCTCCAGGTTTGATTTTATCCTTGATAATGTTGGTGGATCCACTGAAAAATGGGCTCTAAATTTCCTCAAGAAATGGTCGGGAGCCACCTATGTGACTTTGGTGACTCCTTTCCTCCTGAACATGGACCGACTGGGCATAGCAGATGGCATGTTGCAGACAGGATTCACCATGGGTACCAAGGCATTAAAGGTGGGAAGGACgggtgctttttttgtgtgtgtaagatGGAGAGCAAGCAAGCACCTTTTGTCCTCAAAATTAGTTTGCcgatttcctttctcttcttttggaaTGCTGTACCTGCTGGCATAGACACGAGAGACAGGGCCTGGATTCAGATGCTGAGCCCAACTCAGTAGCTGTGTGGCCCAATATGAATTACTTAATGTCTCTGAACCCAATGGCTTTACCTATAAAATGGGGCTAATAATCTATGTATCTTGCTGCCTTTTTGTAAGTATCAAATGAGATACCATGTGAAGAACTTGGTACAATGCGTGGTACATTAAAAGCTCTTACTAAATGTTAGTCCTTATTACTGTCCATCTGATCCCCTTGCGCTCTCTTCCTGCTTATACTTGATGTCCTCTATTTCACTAATCTTAATGCATGTAGCCCCTTGTATTTAAAGGTACAAACTTTATTAGGACATCATATAGTTGCTGCTTTTATGACAGAATGAGGTTAGAACAAGTATTCCTAGACTGGGGCTTTCTGGCCTTCTGTAATCTTATCaacattttattgaattttaGAAGGAAAATCAGCTCTAATTGTAGGGAGGCTGCAAAGGCTAATCAGCCACTAGTCCCCTACTGCATTTATATTACTTTGCCCTAACATGGCATATGTCCTGTGAGTTATAAACTCTAGTTCTTAGTGGCATTCTAGGAGTTTCCTGAACTTGATTAGTTAGATTGACTCTGTTCACAGTCCACTGTTGCCAGGGTTGTGTAGAACTGAAAGCTGAATGTACCCAGTGAGTGGTGGACCTTGGAGACTAGCACACACCTGTCTCAGGTACAAGACGGATGGCAGAACTTAGAAATCTGCTCTCGACTTAATGCCCTAGTTCATGTTCACCACAATGGGGACAAAGCCTTTTAATTTCAGTTAGAAATAGTTGGTAATTGTAGATCCCTGAATTACTGTTGAGGTGTAGAatgtataatagaaaaaaaatgctttttaaattagACTCAGGAAAAAGGCAGAAAGCTCAAGGTAAAGAGTTGAGTCACTGGATCAGTTCAGCCAATCCTTCCCTTACTTGTCAGATGATAGGCACGATAATTACTTTTGGTTGCTTCTTTTCCTCTACCTCCTTCcgtccctcctctccttttttcctttcccctctctctttcttcttcccttaggAAGgacaaaattcatatgaaatgtgTGCGGGTAATAAGAACAAACCCAGCTTTGCATCTTGGCAGTGGAGAAAGGGATCTTAGCTGacttttcccccctcttcctctttgaGAAGCCTAATCTTTCCTGTGCTTCAAAATATGAGTTTTTGTGTGCAAATAAGACCTCTTACAAGTAACCTTCAGCACTCTCTCCAAGAGGAAATGCTCTACTCTTGGTTTTCTTCCCCTCTCTAGTCTGTGCTCACGTCATAGTTGTGAGTGGATACAGAAAGAGTGATAGTATAGTACTGGCCAGCCTCGTACTACCCCTGGATAGTTCCTTTGGATGAACTGTGGTTGGCTAGTCATTGAGATGTTATAGAAACCTCAGCTCAGCTGAGAGGCTGAGGCATTTGAGACCAACTTGGActgcatagcaagaccctgtcccaGAAAAATcagagggggtgggaggaagaaaaCCTGAATTTGCTCTTTCAATAATCGACGTAAAGAACACCAGTTACAAGTGGGCACAGCATTAGAGTTGAGCACTCTTAGTGTAAGATTTTTGCTCATCTTCATCCGGAGAAATCTTTGTCCCATAATAGGTAGTTGGTAATTGCCATTGTTGTGGGGAAAATATACAATAAATTTATACTTTTGCCTTAAAAGCTGCTTTATTTCTAtcagagccagaaaaaaaaagcccgtTTTCTTGTGTGAGGTTTTTGTTGGCTTCTTTCTCCTGAGACAATTTGAAAATTGATTTTGTGATGCCTCTGGGCCTTTTTCAAACCATGGCGGGAGAAATCTGGCTGTCTCAGCCCCTGGTTTGTCCTAGGGAGGCAATTTGGTGTGTGACTATCCACATTATCTTTCAGGGAGGGGTTTCCTGAGCTCACTACTCATCAGC
The nucleotide sequence above comes from Perognathus longimembris pacificus isolate PPM17 chromosome 9, ASM2315922v1, whole genome shotgun sequence. Encoded proteins:
- the LOC125357090 gene encoding eukaryotic translation initiation factor 1-like; this translates as MSTIQNLHPVDPFADASKGDDLLPAGTEDYIHIRIQQRNSRKTLTTVQGIADDYDKKKLVKAFKKKFACNGTVIEYPEYGEVIQLQGDQRKNICQFLVEIGTS